The sequence CTCCGGATTGGCCGCCGCGTTCAACTTGTCGATGCCGACGTCGAGGGGCCGAACGCCCATCATTTTCTCGGCCTCGGTGAGCCCGAGACGTTTCCGGTCGAGGCGATGCTGCCGCGCATCGACCCGGCCCGCTGCACCCTGTGCGGCGAGTGCGCCGCGTTCTGCATCTACCAAGCCCTGGCTGTACTCGGCGACCGCGTGATGGTGTTTCCCGACATGTGTCACGGCTGCGAGGGCTGTCGCGTGGTGTGTCCGGTCCAGGCGATCGAGAACGGATCGCAGGAGATCGGCCGCATCATGCACTGGCAAGTTGACGATTTCGAGGTCTGGCAGGGCCGGCTGCACGTCGGCCAGGTGCTCAGCCCAACCCTGATCCGCGAACTGCACCGGCGTGCACGTGAATCGGCTGCTGGCTACGACCTGACCATCGTCGATTCCCCGCCCGGAACCTCATGTCCCATGATGGCTGCCGTGCGCGGCGCGAACCGGCTGGTGCTGGTGACCGAGCCGACGCCGTTCGGGCTGCATGATCTCGAACTGGCGATGGCGGCCGTGCGCCGCATGAAGCTGCCGGTCGAGGTGATCGTCAATCGATCGATCGGCGATGACGCGGCGATCGACGATCTCTGCCGTGCGCGGGCCGTTCCCGTCATCGCCCGGTTTCCCGAAGATCGCACGGTGGCCGCGGCATACGCCGAGGGCCGGCCGATGATCGAGGCCGGCGCCGAGTGGGCGAAACAGTACGATGACCTGCGTCGCCACCTGGAGGGACCATGCTGACCGAATGGGTGATCATCAGCGGAAAAGGCGGAACCGGTAAGACCAGCGTCACGGCGGCTCTCGCGGCTTGGTGCGGCATGTCCGTCCTCACCGATACCGACGTCGACGGCGCAAACCTCGAACTCGTGCTCCAGGCGTGCCAGGTGACCGAGCAGCGGTTCGAGGGGCGGCGGAAGGCCGTCATCAAGCCCTCGCTGTGCCGTGCGTGCGGCAGGTGCGCCGACGAGTGTCGGTTCGACGCCGTGATGCCGGCCGCCATGCGCCCCGACCGGGGCGTCATCATGACGATCGACGCCGACGCGTGCGAGGGCTGCGGCCTGTGCAAGCGCGTCTGCCCGGCCGACGCGATCATCATGAAAAAGACCGTGGGTGGCACCTGGCGCGAGAGCGACACCCCGTGGGGCCGTCTGTTCCACGCCAGACTCGAACCGGGCGGCGAAAACTCGGGCAAACTCGTGGCCCTCTTGCGCAAAAAAGCCCGTGAATACGCTGAAGCCCATGGAATGCCGCTCCTGCTGACCGACGGGCCGCCCGGTTCGGGCTGCCCTGTCATCGCCACCCTGACCGGCGCCAACAAGGTGCTGATTGTCACCGAACCGACCCCGTCGGGACGGTCCGATGCCGAGCGCGTGCTCGATTTGTGCCGGCACTTCCGGCGTCCGGTGTGGCTTGCCATCAACAAATACGACCTGCATGCGGGAATGGCGCAGCAGACCGAGGAGTGGGCCCGCGCCCGCGACGTGCCCGTCGTTGGTCGTCTGCCGTATGACCCGTCCGTTCCCACGGCGATCCGGCGCGGCGTGCCGGTGCCGTCCCTCCCTCCCTCGCCCTGGAGCGAAGCTCTGGCCCGGATGGCGATGGAAATCGGGCTTTCGGCTAAAAATTGAAAATGATGTACATCAAGGAGAATAAATGAAGTCGTCCCACCCAAAGATGTTCGATACGGCATGTATCCATGCGGGGCAGCACCCTGATGAACTGTTCGGCGGCGTCAGCGTGCCGATCTACCAGTCCTCCACCTTCGCGTTCGAGAGCGCCGAGGTCGGCGCCGCCCGATTTTCGGGCCAGAGCGACGGCTACAAATACACGCGGCTCGGGAACCCGACGACGGCGGCTCTCGAAGCCTGCATCGCCGAACTCGAGGGCGGCGGCACCGGCCTTGCCACGGCATCCGGCATGGCGGCCGTCAGCACCGCCTACCTGGCGCTTCTGGGGAACGGCTGCCACATGGTCTCGACCGACTCGGTCTATGGCCCGTCACGAACCCTGGCGGAACGGGAACTTTCGAGGTTCGGCGTCGAAGCCTCGTATGTCGACACTTCGAACCTCGAACACCTGAAAGCGGCGATTCGTCCGAACACGAAGCTCGTCTACCTGGAAACGCCCGCCAACCCGACGCTTTCGATCACCGATATCGCTGAGGCGTCGAAGATCGCTCATGCCGCCGGCGCGGTGGTCGTCGTCGACAACACCTTCTGCAGTCCGATGCTCCAGCGGCCGCTCGACCTGGGCGCCGACATCGTGCTGCACAGCATGACGAAATTCATCAACGGTCACAGCGACGTCGTGGCCGGCATCCTGATCACCCGCAACGCTGAACTCGCGGCCCGCCTGAAGAGCGTCCTCGTGCAGATGGGCGGCACCATCGACCCGCACCAGGCATGGCTCGTGCTGCGCGGCGTGAAGACCTTGCCAATGCGCATGCGAATCGCCCAGGAAAACGCGCAGCGCCTGGCCGATGAGCTGTCGCGCCATCCGCTGATCGCTTCCGTCGCGTATCCCGGTCTGAAATCGCATCCGCAGCACGATCTGGCGACGAAGCAGATGAAGGGGCCGGGCTCGATGATCTCGTTCGAGATGGCCGGCGGCGTCGAAGCCGGCCGTATCCTGATGAACAGCGTCTCGCTCTCGACGCTGGCTGTCTCGCTCGGCGGCATCGAAACGCTCATCCAGCACCCCGCCTGCATGACCCACGCATCCGTACCGCGTGAGACCAGACTTTCGGCCGGCATAACCGACGGGCTGGTCAGGCTCTCGGTCGGCTGTGAGGCTTATGACGACCTCCATCAGGACCTGTTTTCCGCTCTCGATGAAGTGAAACGGCAGTGTTCCGGGGAGGAACAACAGGCCCGCTTCAAGGTAAACGTATAAATACAAGGAGATATATCATGAAGATCGCCATTCCCGTCGCCGAAGGCAAGTTGACCGAACATTTCGGCCATTGTGAAGAGTTCGCATTTTTCGACGTCGACGACGTCGCCCGCGCCATTCTCGGCGAGACCCGCCTCCAGCCCCCTCCTCACGAACCCGGCGTCCTGCCCCGCTGGCTGGTCTCGAACAAGGCCACCGTCGCGATCGTCGGCGGCATGGGCATGCGCGCCCGCCAGATGCTCGAAGAGAGCGGGGTCAAGGTCGTGATGGGCGCCCCCAGCCTGCCGCCGGCCGAGATTGTGCGCCAGTACCTCGCCGGCACCCTTGTCGTTGGCGATAACACGTGCAATCATGGACCCGACCACGTCTGCACCGACACGCACGGCCACGGCCAGGCCCATGGCCACACCCACCAGCACGGCCACGGCCCCGCCTCGCGCAAGGGCGGCTGCTGAGGCATGCAAAACCACTCATCCCGGCTGGCCCATGGTCTGCCGGGAGAAACCTCTGAAGGCGGTTGCACCGTTGCATTCTTCCAGGAGGATGCGCATATCGTCCAATCCAACGATGATTCAAAGAACGAGGATGGGAATACCGGTGCCACCAGCAGTCATCATCGCGTAGAACGCGGGAGACACACATATGACCGCATCGAATTGCAGCAGTTGTTCCGATACCACCTGTTCCTCAAAAACGCGGAATCCTGATGAGTCGGCCGATGATTTCCTCCGGCGGCAACGGCTTCAGGGAAACCTGTGCCGGATCAAACACATCTTCTTCGTGCTTTCCGGCAAGGGCGGGGTCGGCAAGAGCACCGTTGCCGCGAATCTCGCGCTCTCGCTGGGCATGAACGGGTACAGCGCCGGTCTGCTCGACATCGACCTGCACGGCCCGTCGATTCCGACGATGCTCGGCCTCGCCGATGTACGCGCCGAGTCTGCGGGAAACGGGCTGATCAAGCCGGTTGAACTGACATCGGTCGTCAAGGTGATGTCAGTTGCCTTCCTGCTGCAGGGAAACGACGACGCCGTGATCTGGCGCGGTCCGATGAAGGCTGGGGTTATCGAACAGCTGGTGGCCGACGTCGACTGGGGCCCGCTCGATGCACTGGTTGTCGACTGCCCGCCCGGCACCGGGGATGAGCCGCTCAGCATCGTGCAGACCGTCGGAAAGGCCGACGGGGCGATCATCGTCACGACCCCGCAACAGGTCGCCACCGCCGACGTCCGTCGCTCGATCAGCTTTTGCCACCGCCTCGATCTGCCCGTGCTGGGCGTGATCGAGAACATGTCCGGCTTCGTCTGCCCTCATTGCAACGAAACGACCGAGATCTTCAGCAAAGGAGGCGGCGAAACGATGGCCGCCGACATGGGCGTGCCGTTCCTTGGCCGGATCCCGATTGATCCCGAACTGATGGGGGCAGGCGATCGGGGCGTGCCGTATGTCCAGCGATTCTCGGAGCGGCCGGCTGCAAAAGCCTTTTCCAAGGCTATTCTGCCGTTGATAGGCCGGATGGGCGACACCGTCGCGGGCCAGGAAGAAGCCTGAGATGCTGAACGGTATTGTCATCGTCGATCTTGCCGGTTTTGTGCTGCTG is a genomic window of Candidatus Ozemobacteraceae bacterium containing:
- a CDS encoding ATP-binding protein; translation: MLTEWVIISGKGGTGKTSVTAALAAWCGMSVLTDTDVDGANLELVLQACQVTEQRFEGRRKAVIKPSLCRACGRCADECRFDAVMPAAMRPDRGVIMTIDADACEGCGLCKRVCPADAIIMKKTVGGTWRESDTPWGRLFHARLEPGGENSGKLVALLRKKAREYAEAHGMPLLLTDGPPGSGCPVIATLTGANKVLIVTEPTPSGRSDAERVLDLCRHFRRPVWLAINKYDLHAGMAQQTEEWARARDVPVVGRLPYDPSVPTAIRRGVPVPSLPPSPWSEALARMAMEIGLSAKN
- a CDS encoding NifB/NifX family molybdenum-iron cluster-binding protein, with translation MKIAIPVAEGKLTEHFGHCEEFAFFDVDDVARAILGETRLQPPPHEPGVLPRWLVSNKATVAIVGGMGMRARQMLEESGVKVVMGAPSLPPAEIVRQYLAGTLVVGDNTCNHGPDHVCTDTHGHGQAHGHTHQHGHGPASRKGGC
- a CDS encoding PLP-dependent aspartate aminotransferase family protein, with protein sequence MKSSHPKMFDTACIHAGQHPDELFGGVSVPIYQSSTFAFESAEVGAARFSGQSDGYKYTRLGNPTTAALEACIAELEGGGTGLATASGMAAVSTAYLALLGNGCHMVSTDSVYGPSRTLAERELSRFGVEASYVDTSNLEHLKAAIRPNTKLVYLETPANPTLSITDIAEASKIAHAAGAVVVVDNTFCSPMLQRPLDLGADIVLHSMTKFINGHSDVVAGILITRNAELAARLKSVLVQMGGTIDPHQAWLVLRGVKTLPMRMRIAQENAQRLADELSRHPLIASVAYPGLKSHPQHDLATKQMKGPGSMISFEMAGGVEAGRILMNSVSLSTLAVSLGGIETLIQHPACMTHASVPRETRLSAGITDGLVRLSVGCEAYDDLHQDLFSALDEVKRQCSGEEQQARFKVNV
- a CDS encoding ATP-binding protein, producing MNDTTSGKAGGFGRPAPRIAVASGKGGTGKTSVAVSLARAALRIGRRVQLVDADVEGPNAHHFLGLGEPETFPVEAMLPRIDPARCTLCGECAAFCIYQALAVLGDRVMVFPDMCHGCEGCRVVCPVQAIENGSQEIGRIMHWQVDDFEVWQGRLHVGQVLSPTLIRELHRRARESAAGYDLTIVDSPPGTSCPMMAAVRGANRLVLVTEPTPFGLHDLELAMAAVRRMKLPVEVIVNRSIGDDAAIDDLCRARAVPVIARFPEDRTVAAAYAEGRPMIEAGAEWAKQYDDLRRHLEGPC
- a CDS encoding Mrp/NBP35 family ATP-binding protein produces the protein MTASNCSSCSDTTCSSKTRNPDESADDFLRRQRLQGNLCRIKHIFFVLSGKGGVGKSTVAANLALSLGMNGYSAGLLDIDLHGPSIPTMLGLADVRAESAGNGLIKPVELTSVVKVMSVAFLLQGNDDAVIWRGPMKAGVIEQLVADVDWGPLDALVVDCPPGTGDEPLSIVQTVGKADGAIIVTTPQQVATADVRRSISFCHRLDLPVLGVIENMSGFVCPHCNETTEIFSKGGGETMAADMGVPFLGRIPIDPELMGAGDRGVPYVQRFSERPAAKAFSKAILPLIGRMGDTVAGQEEA